The Clavelina lepadiformis chromosome 1, kaClaLepa1.1, whole genome shotgun sequence genome segment GGCTTTTTTCTGTGAAAATGcaacaacattttcatttcaccATATCTACTTTATCGTGATAACAAtggtagttttttttgcatttcattgtCGTATAGTATAGTTCAatatttctgtattatttttttcaaaacctttGCCTATCTTTGTGTGCGAAAAATGCTGcagtttgtagtttttaaaagctgaaatAGAAGCAAACagtgtattattattgttttaaaaggcATTGAAAGATatcgtttatttcaatttaaaacgCATACACATTTACGGTTAcgaaattgctgttttgataATAACGTTTAAGTAGTGCATGTTGCAAAACAGGATTCTCTTAGCAGTAGGCGagatttttgtagttttgttcCTGCAAAGCTCCTTAAGCGCTTGATCAATGCTTTTAAGGttttccaagtaactggataaTGTGTGTGAGTTTTTCACTGAAATTAGGTTATGCTGGCTGTTGTTAAACATAGCCTGTAGCGGTTAGGTtagagaatgggtatgcaaaaagttgatccTAGCTATTTTCGGTTTAactgaagttagatttagattacaaGGTATATTTACTATTTAGGTTCTAAAATTTAGGTTACtctgttataacatttaagttaggttgacaagaaactgtgaaaaatagctttggtAATAGCTTGAAAAATAGCACTCCAGGTCAAGTAGCCAAGTCGAAATCAATGGAATCGAATTACGCGGGCCTACTCATATATAGGCTAATAAATACACTGACACAGAAATTTAAACATGGTATTAATATCAAATAccacaaaataactaatatatgtttgctaaattcatgttttttcagCCGACAGTCAGATTTGGTCACAATATTATCTCAAAAATCGAGCAAActtaaccacaaaatatgtaaaatataacCTCTTGACAAGCAGCGtgctattattaaaaatcaaagcttgcctttgattgaaaataattaatatattgcttaaccttagtctattttagacactgtatattaagctgtaaaataaattgtggtatctacagtattatgtggtgaagaaatgaaaacatttacacaaaattttatGGCCTAAAATCGGTTTTCTGAAAGTTGACGTGCTTGTATTTTACATTCTAAGAAGggattatttcactgtaattttttacagttCATTGATTCATGTGAATTattgtgaaaaacattatacaacaaacatagTATACCAAAGTttagcaaaaactttttttgttttttgttttgctgacCAGCAAGCTCTGGACATTTACAATGCCACCTCGCGGAGGTTCAAAGTTAAACAATCATATCAATTACCGTATGCGATGCATTCTGCAGGATGGTCGCACTTTCATCGGCACCTTCAAAGCTTTTGATAAACACATGAACCTAATTCTTGTTGATTGTGACGAGTTCCGTCGGATTCGACCCAAGAAAGGTTCCACTGACAGAGAGGAGAAAAGGACTCTGGGGCTTGTGCTTCTACGCGGAGAACATCTGGTGTCGATGTCGGTTGAAGGACCACCTCCATCAGGGAAAGGACTCGGCGTGCCGGGAGGTTCAAGTCGCGGACCAGGCGCTGGACGAGCTGCTGGTCGCGGTATGGGTGGCCCCGGTGGTCCAACGGCGGGATTACAGGGACCTATGCATGGGGTCGGTGGACCAGCCCCGGGCACAATGGCACCGCAGCGGGGCGGTTTTGGACCCCCGCCAGGAATGAGGGGCCCGCCCCCTGGTATGGTCCGAGGTGGCTTTGGTCGAGGCTACAACTATTAATGTTTCAAGCACATCGGCTACTCTCTTCACATCGTGTCAATCATATTCGAAGTTGCAGTGCTGCTTTGCTTGTGTTGTCATAGAGCTGCATTATTACGTGTGCTTCTAAAAATGACCTTTTTCTCGTGTCATGAGTTTTATACGCTTGGGTGACGCCAAGCGAGAATTCCTTTTTTCAATggaattttgacaattttgacaattttgacaattttgacaattttcaacaaatttgacAACTCAATGGGagtgacatttttatgttgtCGTTGTGCGAGTGAGTCGATGATGTTTTTGGAATTATGATGAATACAATAAACGAAATAACCACgaatcacaaaaaaaaaaaaaaaaaaaaaatgaaatgatggatccggaaagttccgaaattcacaaaaaacgTGAGgtgtactaagaaatgcgataataccccaaaaacgtaaaaaatgctgaatttattaaatgtttcacgtcaattctgctgattGTTGCCGGaagaggtgtgaattttttattgcagattcttaaagaagatttccccCTCTTCActatggtgaccttgaaatgaaattgtaCTACAGGCCCTTAATAATGGGCTATATTTCTAAGGACTACggttatttattactttttatggtttttgaaaataggaTGTTTTTGGGACTATTTTCACCATTAACTTACTTCGACCAAAACGTTTAAgtacattttattaaaagtttcatgcaaaaagtttaatttgttatatagatctcagcgggtaaaataatatacctcaatttcaatcaaacaaaacggcagcaaaagtttctgctggatacgaacacgtgattgtgattaacgtgattgtgattaacgtaaccaaatgtatctcgcaacttatacgggtgacaaattgcacgaagtaaaatttaccaaatgtatcttgcaGTTTAGCCTATACGGtcatcaaattgcacgaagtaaaaattaccaaaggTATAACGAAACGTGTAAGGGTaataaattgcacgaagtaaaaattaacaaatgtatctcgcaatttatacgagtgaaaagttgcacgaagtaacaattaccaaatgtatctcgcagcgaaaacgggtatcaaattgcacgaagtaaataTTACCAAAATTGGAGGTTGTGTTTGGGACAACTAAACTTAGAGGTTAACATTGCGACAAAACATTGCGCGTTATAATAAAGTTAATGACAGTGGAGTGACCAACTGGAACagcttcataaacatttcaattgtGTAAAAGGACACACTTGAGTCTGCGCTTGGAactgtccaaaaacaatcgccattgTTCTGGATCATACGAGGAGATACCCAGTTGTTCGAAAAGACCAGGTATATCGTTGCAATATACCAGCATATTTTCCTCTGAAAAATAGGGAAGAAAGagttcttctctttttcgaaAATGGAAACCTTTACAGATTAATCTAGAACCTGCTTTTCCTTGAGTCTGGAGGCTAAGAGCTGAGCTTCTTGCTTGGACAAATCTAAATCACGTACTAAGTCATTCAGTTTTGATTGATTAAACGGCTGAACAGCTACTCTGGTTTCACAAGAAGAGTGTTCAGATTCTGTATCTGTTCTTTTATACTCCATTTCCATAACCTCTTCCCTTTCCGATTCAATTTCCTCatcttcagaaaatgtaaaaccactaAAGACTGGAGGAAGGAATCTATCATAGTGCGGAACAGGTCGTATAGCTGATGGTATGGTATACTTGGATAAGAAAGCATTAGTCGGCTCTTCCTGCCAACACCTTTCACATttaccatgcaaaagtagcagtCAGTCGTGTGATCTTGGGGTTCACGCCACACCATTGGAATGCAAAAAGGCAGACTCTTCCGCTTTCCTTTTTTTCAGTCTCTGAGCATTTCTTCGCAGTTATGGCACACAATATGTGGAGACCATTTCTTATCTTGATCGCCAAGATGGATGCCAATTTGCCAAAATAAGCTGGCTTCACGAacgatgttatatttcatctttgacGAAGAAAGCGTGTACACACCAcagatataacaaaatgaatcgggtttatttttgcatttacgagTGTAAAATAGAGCTTATAACCTATCCTACAGCATCTATCCGCAATACCTAACTATAATAAAACTGCTTAGCTTCTTCAAACGCCCTTAAacagcagtaggctacaacttaaAAGAGCTGAAAGCTTCTATCTGAAACACTGGTACTGTACCATACAGACAGCGCACAATAAATATGagccagaaacgaaaaattttgaattttcgattgcataaaaactagAGCATGCATCAAGAAACtgattgcagatttgaaatcagcatccgaagattgtgtagaatcagttaaaaaatctcatgcaacaaaaaataaaaaaaaatttgctgacCAGTGATAATTATCTTTGCAGTTCAGCAATAATTTACTGTAGTCGCCACTTAACTATATAAGACATATAAGACATGGTGGATGTAAGCCAACTCTGCGCGATCGTATCATTGTTGCTGTTTTCATTTGGTTGACCTATGGGCTCTTTTTTATGGACGCTGGacgtttttgattttcaaagatttccgaattttttctgcttttctataactttttttgtttgttttcgtgCTTCGTTTGGAAGTTATTGTTGCTTAAAAGTTAACGCTGTGCCAATATTGCATTCGTATTTCTTTTTGCCTTTCAAAAGAATTGACGCTTCGTATTATACTACATCGCTTGAAGTGCGCAATTGTACCCGAAACTGCATAATGTAACAGTcatttagaaaaataaaactccaGCCTTCGAGTATAAAAATGGAATTGCACTTAAGTGACCAGGAATCACACAGAAGTCAAATTTTctgataaataaaatcaaaaatgacAGTTCAACGAGCGAAAAAGAGCTGCCGTTTGCAATGAGCGTCGAGAAGTGAGTTATCGTCGAGTTGCAAAGGCAGTTATAAAAAAACGCCAAACAAAACCGTGTGTCCACTAAACTACATGATTGTCAAACAGCTGATAGTTGGAAAGGGAAGGAGATATACCAGTGACGTAGGTGCCAGGAAATCATTTCAAGGATAAAGTTATTGGCCTTGACCATTCACAATTTTGCCGGATTTGACAATGAGAATATTGACATTGTCATGCTGGCTGCAATAATTTAGTGATGAAATTTGGCCCATTTTACTCTAAACCGAGCGATGGGGCGTACTGGtccgacaaagtaccgaaatACATCTCCAAAACTGCATAGTCTTATGGCTGCAAAATATGGCTGAAATCAAATCGACATACCCGGTTGATGAACCAAATTCTAACGTCTGAAGGCAAGACGAGAGATTTCGTTGATCCAGCGCTCGAAGCTGCTTACTTCTGGactgaaaaacaaattgttgatcgttgttttgaaaacgtCGGCCATATTTTTAAGCAGAAAATGGCGGCGGGGAATGCCAGTTGGGCAAAATGAAATTCAATGGGCGACTGTTTGAATGTTTTtacacaaatttatttttacctttgTTGTGCATGCAATTGTGTCCCATCCTGTGACCAAGATATAGATTGAACTAAATCAAAGCCAAAATCTTCctttcttaaataaaaattctcATAAAAGTAATGTACATGTATAAGCATACGAAGACATATAATTCCCATGATCATAACTCCAGCTAAATCAGAGCAAGTACTAAGCCATTACAAATTCTGTTACCACACATAGAAATCCCCTTATCAATGTTCCAGATTGAAATTCCACTTTCATCTGCCACAGCAAAAGTGTTGTCAGCAATTGTGTGATGCCTTAACAATTCTGGCCTCTTCTTAAAGCCTGTGAAAGTAGCAACCGGGTTGATTGGTGCAGATTCAGAAAGCCCATTAGACGGTAGCTTCCAAAGTTTTACCTGAGAATAAGGTATTTTACTAAACTAGTGGCACTATCGCACTGCAGAAATActtcacaaaaatttattttttttcaggtaTGTAAAAATGCGTTAAAAACAGAATTGGTACCAGTGGTTCACAATAAAAAGAGTGACAACGTTCATACCGACATctttttgcaaacaacaaaaacaaagccTACGCACTGTTGTATCCTGAGACGCAGAAAGTAGAATGTTATGATGAAAGGGTGACCATTCGAGATCAATAACACTATCACTATGGGCAGATAATGTTGGATTTTGCCCCATTCGTCCGGGATGATTCACACCAAATATCCCAATCTTTCCGCTTCCTGTAAAGTGTTTGCCttaataacatttaacaaaCAGCCGTATTACTATTTTACCTGCTGAGCTAATGTTGCTAGCTATAAACCTTGTTCCCACTGCAAGACCATTTCCAAAGCAAAGTGGCACTTCGACGGATATGTCGGTGAAACATTCCTGCAAGGAAGTAGAAATATTGATAACAAAACAcaagataaaaaatagaaCTGTACAGTAACACAATGCAAACAGTGGCGAAGTGGATTTTGTTGAACGTTTCTTCAATTATGCAACATAAACTTCACCAATAGTAATACAGATCAGGATTTAATGTGTGAATTCGATGCCATAAAACTAAATTAAGTTTCAACATAAACTTTCCATGCCACCAATACAAAC includes the following:
- the LOC143444252 gene encoding coronin-1C-like; its protein translation is MHRFKASKYKNSVVKGSKKEECFTDISVEVPLCFGNGLAVGTRFIASNISSAGSGKIGIFGVNHPGRMGQNPTLSAHSDSVIDLEWSPFHHNILLSASQDTTVKLWKLPSNGLSESAPINPVATFTGFKKRPELLRHHTIADNTFAVADESGISIWNIDKGISMCGWDTIACTTKSRSKQLRALDQRNLSSCLQTLEFGSSTGFLPPVFSGFTFSEDEEIESEREEVMEMEYKRTDTESEHSSCETRVAVQPFNQSKLNDLVRDLDLSKQEAQLLASRLKEKQVLD